In Janibacter alkaliphilus, the following proteins share a genomic window:
- a CDS encoding acetyl-CoA C-acyltransferase: MREAVIVSAVRSPVGKRGGVFADLHPVDLGAQVLTGLVERVGVDPAEIEDVIWGCVSQTGEQTGDIARTTVLAAGWPLSVPGVTVDRQCGSSQQSLHFAVAGVVAGHYDAVVAGGVESMTRVPMGSSRGDADPYGPTAMERLGVRPNQGVGAEMIAEQWQLSRTQLDELSLDSHAKAAAAQDSGAFDEQIVPITTPDGTVVTQDEGIRRGGTLETMSTLKTVFREDGVVTAGNSSQMSDGAAALLVMTREKAEALGLTPLARVHTATVVGSEPVVMLTGPIPATQKALERSGLSIDDIGTFEVNEAFAPVPLAWLTELGADPARLNPEGGAIALGHPLGGSGARLMTTLIHRMRREGHRYGLQTMCEGGGQANATILEAL, encoded by the coding sequence GTGAGGGAAGCCGTCATCGTCAGCGCCGTCCGCAGCCCCGTCGGGAAGCGTGGTGGGGTCTTCGCCGACCTGCACCCGGTCGACCTCGGTGCCCAGGTGCTCACCGGGCTCGTCGAGCGGGTCGGGGTCGACCCGGCGGAGATCGAGGACGTCATCTGGGGGTGCGTGAGCCAGACCGGTGAGCAGACCGGGGACATCGCCCGGACCACGGTGCTGGCCGCGGGCTGGCCGCTCAGCGTCCCCGGGGTCACCGTGGACCGGCAGTGCGGCTCGTCCCAGCAGTCGCTGCACTTCGCCGTCGCCGGCGTCGTCGCCGGGCACTACGACGCCGTGGTCGCCGGCGGGGTCGAGTCGATGACCCGGGTGCCGATGGGCTCCTCCCGCGGCGACGCCGACCCGTACGGCCCGACGGCGATGGAGCGTCTCGGGGTGCGCCCGAACCAGGGCGTCGGCGCCGAGATGATCGCCGAGCAGTGGCAGCTCTCCCGGACCCAGCTCGACGAGCTCTCCCTGGACAGCCACGCGAAGGCCGCCGCCGCCCAGGACTCCGGGGCCTTCGACGAGCAGATCGTGCCGATCACCACCCCGGACGGGACCGTGGTCACCCAGGACGAGGGCATCCGGCGCGGCGGCACCCTGGAGACGATGTCCACCCTCAAGACCGTCTTCCGCGAGGACGGCGTGGTCACCGCCGGCAACTCCTCGCAGATGTCCGACGGCGCGGCCGCGCTGCTCGTGATGACCCGGGAGAAGGCCGAGGCCCTGGGGCTGACCCCGCTGGCCCGGGTGCACACCGCGACCGTCGTCGGCTCCGAGCCGGTGGTCATGCTCACCGGCCCGATCCCAGCCACCCAGAAGGCGCTGGAGCGCTCCGGGCTGTCCATCGACGACATCGGTACCTTCGAGGTGAACGAGGCCTTCGCCCCGGTGCCGCTGGCCTGGCTCACCGAGCTCGGCGCCGACCCAGCCCGGCTCAACCCCGAGGGCGGCGCCATCGCCCTGGGCCACCCGCTCGGCGGTTCCGGCGCGCGGCTGATGACCACGCTCATCCACCGGATGCGTCGCGAGGGGCACCGCTACGGGCTGCAGACGATGTGCGAGGGCGGCGGCCAGGCCAACGCCACCATCCTCGAGGCCCTCTGA
- a CDS encoding acyl-CoA dehydrogenase family protein: MQRRLSEEDAAFRQRMRDYFRTEYPADLRDKAASSAHLDPDDVRRSQAALAEAGMAVPGWPVEWGGQDWTTLQKHIWSSEMQAAGVQPPLPFNASMVGPVIAAFGSEELKQRFLPRTATAEIWWCQGFSEPNAGSDLASLRTTAVRDGDEYVLNGQKTWTTLGQHADWMFVLARTDPDAPKKQMGISFLLLDMRSEGVTTRPIRTLDGGVEVNEVFFDDVRVPADQLVGEENKGWDYAKFLLGNERVGVAATGTIRRWLADLKEHAGQVRDGEGTLLDDPATAARFAELEADLMALELTAIRVSGGSTDGRPDPASSILKLRGSELQQEVQELAIDVAGPMALVWDDLESVPDWAASTVPTFLNYRKATIYGGSSEVQRGIVASTILGLKG, translated from the coding sequence ATGCAACGACGCCTGTCCGAGGAGGACGCTGCCTTCCGGCAGCGCATGCGCGACTACTTCCGCACCGAGTACCCGGCCGACCTGCGGGACAAGGCCGCCTCGTCCGCCCACCTGGATCCCGACGACGTGCGCCGCTCGCAGGCCGCGCTCGCCGAGGCCGGGATGGCCGTGCCCGGCTGGCCCGTGGAGTGGGGCGGCCAGGACTGGACCACCCTGCAGAAGCACATCTGGAGCAGCGAGATGCAGGCCGCCGGGGTCCAGCCCCCGCTGCCCTTCAACGCCTCCATGGTCGGCCCGGTGATCGCCGCCTTCGGCTCCGAGGAGCTCAAGCAGCGCTTCCTGCCGAGGACCGCGACCGCCGAGATCTGGTGGTGCCAGGGCTTCTCCGAGCCCAACGCCGGCTCCGACCTGGCCTCGCTGCGGACCACCGCCGTCCGCGACGGCGACGAGTACGTGCTCAACGGGCAGAAGACGTGGACCACCCTCGGCCAGCACGCCGACTGGATGTTCGTCCTGGCCCGCACCGACCCGGACGCCCCGAAGAAGCAGATGGGCATCTCCTTCCTCCTGCTGGACATGCGCAGCGAGGGCGTGACCACCCGACCGATCCGCACCCTGGACGGCGGCGTCGAGGTCAACGAGGTCTTCTTCGACGACGTGCGCGTCCCTGCCGACCAGCTCGTCGGCGAGGAGAACAAGGGCTGGGACTACGCCAAGTTCCTCCTCGGCAACGAGCGGGTCGGGGTCGCCGCCACCGGCACCATCCGCCGCTGGCTGGCCGACCTCAAGGAGCACGCCGGCCAGGTCCGCGACGGCGAGGGCACCCTGCTCGACGACCCGGCGACGGCCGCCCGCTTCGCCGAGCTGGAGGCCGATCTCATGGCCCTCGAGCTCACCGCGATCCGGGTCTCCGGCGGCTCCACCGACGGCCGGCCCGACCCGGCCTCCTCGATCCTCAAGCTGCGCGGCTCCGAGCTGCAGCAGGAGGTCCAGGAGCTGGCCATCGACGTGGCCGGCCCGATGGCGCTGGTCTGGGACGACCTGGAGTCGGTCCCGGACTGGGCGGCCAGCACCGTGCCGACCTTCCTCAACTACCGCAAGGCGACGATCTACGGCGGCTCCAGCGAGGTGCAGCGCGGCATCGTCGCCTCGACCATCCTCGGACTGAAGGGCTGA
- a CDS encoding acyl-CoA dehydrogenase family protein, producing the protein MDFTPTDEQRALADAVKGVLARRGSPAAEQGAPAAPAAHDATLWQALVEVGVPALPWSEQDGGVGAGFTDLAAAATEIGRSRLQVPLAEVVVAGSVVARTGDDALRTEILGGLSEGEVLLVPALAEPMRAFSPTPVEVTATRSGDGWALTGTKAPVRYAPAATHLVVSAATDTGAGLFLLDAADISSEEVVLDGAVARELAVGDAAEEALRQALALGGAVLNAEALGAMEEALRMTTEYLRTREQFGRPLASFQALTHRAADMYAQLELARSATLYAAMVADEDPIDVDAIERSRAVVDKSARLVGQEAVQMHGGIGVTAEYPVGHLTARLTAISRTWGTPRARLSDLGTRVADHADVDVLA; encoded by the coding sequence ATGGACTTCACCCCCACCGACGAGCAGCGTGCCCTGGCCGACGCCGTGAAGGGCGTGCTCGCCCGCCGCGGCTCCCCGGCCGCCGAGCAGGGCGCCCCGGCCGCGCCGGCCGCCCACGACGCGACCCTCTGGCAGGCGCTGGTCGAGGTCGGCGTGCCCGCCCTCCCCTGGTCCGAGCAGGACGGCGGCGTGGGCGCGGGCTTCACCGACCTGGCCGCCGCCGCCACCGAGATCGGCCGCTCCCGGCTGCAGGTGCCGCTGGCCGAGGTCGTCGTGGCCGGCAGCGTCGTGGCCCGCACCGGTGACGACGCGCTGCGCACCGAGATCCTCGGCGGCCTCAGCGAGGGCGAGGTGCTGCTCGTGCCGGCGCTGGCCGAGCCGATGCGCGCCTTCTCCCCCACCCCGGTCGAGGTCACCGCGACCCGCTCCGGGGACGGCTGGGCGCTGACCGGGACCAAGGCGCCGGTGCGCTACGCCCCGGCCGCCACCCATCTCGTGGTCTCCGCGGCCACCGACACCGGCGCCGGCCTCTTCCTCCTCGACGCGGCCGACATCAGCAGCGAGGAGGTCGTCCTCGACGGCGCCGTCGCCCGCGAGCTGGCCGTCGGCGACGCCGCCGAGGAGGCGCTGCGCCAGGCGCTGGCGCTGGGCGGCGCGGTGCTCAACGCCGAGGCGCTCGGGGCCATGGAGGAGGCGCTGCGGATGACCACCGAGTACCTGCGCACCCGTGAGCAGTTCGGCCGGCCGCTGGCCTCCTTCCAGGCGCTCACCCACCGGGCCGCGGACATGTACGCCCAGCTGGAGCTGGCCCGCAGCGCCACCCTCTACGCGGCGATGGTCGCCGACGAGGACCCGATCGACGTCGACGCGATCGAGCGCAGCCGGGCCGTGGTCGACAAGTCTGCGCGGCTGGTCGGCCAGGAGGCCGTCCAGATGCACGGCGGGATCGGCGTGACCGCGGAGTACCCGGTCGGGCACCTCACCGCGCGGCTGACCGCCATCTCGCGCACCTGGGGCACCCCACGGGCGCGGCTGTCGGACCTGGGCACCAGGGTCGCCGACCACGCCGACGTCGACGTCCTCGCCTGA